The genomic stretch TATTAAAGAATTTTTTCAAATAATATCACTACTATATTTATTATTTTTATTATATGGATTTTTAGTAATATCTAATTTTAATTTTTATTTAACTTTATTTTATGGCATACCAATAGTTTTTTGGGTAATTTGGGCAAAAATAAAAAAAGAAAGTTGGGATATATACAATAAAAACAATAGAATAGTCCCTTTAACTATTACAACTTTATATATATTCTTATTATCATTATTTTGGCACAATATTTTTAATTTTATTTTTTTAGGGAATGTTTTATTAATTCTAATAATTACAAAATTTTGGAAGATTAGTATGCACTGTTATGGACTTTCAGCAATGAGTTATTTAATTTATAAATTTACAGGCAATGTTTTTTTATTTGTAATATATATTTTTCTTTTAATTATTACAATATATGCAAGGATTTATCTAAAAAAGCACACATATTCTCAGGTTTTAGTGGGAACATTATTGGGTTTTCTATTTAACTATGTCTTATTAAATGTCCTAAGGTGAAAATTATGGAAAATATAAAAGACAAAAAAGATTTAACTATTTCAATAATTGGAGGAACTGACGGTTTGGGAAAATGGTTTGCCAAATATTTAAAAAATAAGGGTTTTAACATTATAGTTACAGGAAGAGATGTAGAAAAAGGAAAAAATGTTGAAAAAGAGTTAAATGTTAAATTTATTAATAACAATATAGAGGCGGCTAAAAAAGGGGATATTGTTATAATTGCAGTTCCGATAAATGTTACTGAAAAGGTTATTAAAGAAGTAGCTCCTCATGTTAGAAAAGGTTGCTTATTAATGGATATAACATCTATTAAAGAAATTCCTACAAAAACTATGGAAAAATATGTTAGAGAAGGAGTTACTGTTATTCCAACACACCCTATGTTTGGTCCTTCTACCCCCTCTTTATTAAGGCAAGTTGTTATTCTAACACCAACTGAAAAGCATAAAAAGAGCGAATGGTTTGAAAAAGTTTATAATTTTTTAGTTAAAGAAGGGGCTAAGGTTATTGTCATTCCTGCTGAAAAACACGACAGAATTATGGGAATTGTTCAAGGTTTAACGCACTTCGCATTTATATCTTTAGGATCTACTCTAAAAGAGTTGAATGTTGATATAAAAGAATCGAGAAAATTTGCCTCTCCAATTTATGAGTTGATGATTTCAATTATTGGAAGGATTATAGGACAAAATCCTTATTTATATGCTGACATTCAAATGTTCAATCCAAGAATACAGGAGATTCATAAAACATTTATAAATCAATGTATGGAAATTAGTAAAATCGTTGCAAATAAAGATAGAGAAGGTTTTGTAAAAATAATGAAAGAGGCGGCTAAGCACTTCGGTAGTGAGGCAAAGAGAGGGGCTTATTACTCTGACAAGGCAGTATTTGCTTTATCATCAGAAATTGAAAAATTAAATAAGTTAATAGGAAAAGAAATTGCTGTAAAAAATCTAAATTCAAATAATATCCATTTTGGAATTTTAAAAAATATTGAAGATGATTATTTAATATTAGAAAAAAATGGAAAAGAATTGAAGTTCAATATATTAAGAGTTGAAGTATTTTCTGGAGAAGAATTAAAGAACTTAAAGAAAAAACATTTTGAGAGAAAATATTCAGATATATCTGTTTTATTTAAAAAATCTGTGGATGAAAATGTTATTTTAAATTTACTTAAAAAACTTTTTGATGTTGAAATAATTGACATTTATGAAGGAGATAAAATTGAGGAAGGATATAAAAGTATCACATTTAGAATTTATGGATATAGTAAAGATGAGTTAAAAGAGATTGAAAAAGAATTTTTAAATATCATTAAAAATATTGGTGGAAAAGAGAGATTTAAATAATCTATGGCTTCATATAAAATAGGTGACTTTTACAGCTACAGTCAGAGCATCCAAATTCTTCAATATAGTCGAATTCCTTTATAAACTCATTTGCCACTTCGCACTCAACTCTTTTGTTTGTTATAAAGATTTCTTCAACTTTACCGTATTTTAATAAATAATCTATGTGCCAGTGCATTTTTTTATTATCTTTTAGATGTCTCTCTATTCTGTTTTTTAAGTTTATTGAATTTCCATAGGCAGAGCCAACATAAAAATAAATACCTTTTTTAAAGAACTCCTCTTTCTTACCAAACTTTATTTTTTTACCTTCTTTTAGTTTAATCTTTAAAATATAAGTCCCTTTTTCATTAGGAATTTTATTTTTAGAAACCTTTTTAAAATCAAATTTTTTTAAAATATTTTCAAAAACCTTAATTTTTTTGTAATAAGGGCATTTTAATCTAATCTCTTCAAAACATTTATCACATTTTGGTTTTGGAGAACATATTTCTCTACCAAAAACTACTAACAAATTGTTAATTATTTTCCAATATTTTTTAGGAAGTTTTTTCCTTAATTCAAACTCAGTTTCTTCAGGAGTTTCAGTATCAACAATTCCCCATCTATTGCAAATCCTATGGACATGAGTATCAACGCAAATTCCATCCTTATCAAATGCCAAAGTTATGACTAAATTGGCTGTTTTTCTACCAACTCCCGGTAATTTTAATAGATCTTCCAATGAGTCTGGAACTTTTCCATTATAATTTTCTTTTAAAATTTTTGCCAATTTTTTTAAATTTTTTGCCTTATTTTTATAAAAACCCGCTGGATATATTAATTTAGATAGTTCTTCTTCATCAATCTTTAATAAATCATCGACATTCTTAACAACATTAAATAATCTTTTTGAAACTTCTTCAGTTACTTCATCCTTCGTTCTGGCACTTATTATTGTTGAGATTAAAACTTTAAAAGGATCCCTATCCTTAGATATTTCAGTTACTACTGCATTTTTGTTTATTTTTTTAGAGAGTATTTCAATTAATTCTACTGAATTCATAGTAATCACAAAAAAGTTAAGGTTTATTTTAATATATAAATTACTCATATTTAAGGTTAGTATGATATATTATAAATATTATATAAAAATTTATAATAAAACATTATTAGGTTGAGAAAATGATGACTTTCGAAATTAAAAGTAGAGACGCTATGGGAAGAATCGGAATACTAAATATAAATGGCAAGAAAATTGAAACTCCTACGATAATGCCAGTAGTTCATCCAAATCCAAAAAAACAAGTTGTAGATATTGATTTAATAAACAAGTTGGCAGATGTTATTATCACAAACTCTTATATTATATATAAAACAAAACATTTAAGAGAAATTGCTATAGATAAAGGAGTTCATAAATTGGTAGGATTTGACAAGGTAATAGTTACAGATAGTGGTTCCTTCCAATTGGGAGTTTATGGAGATGTTGATGTAGAACCATTAGAAATTGTAGAGTTTCAAGAGATGATAGGAGTAGATGTTGGAACTATTTTAGATATCCCAACTCCCCCAGATGTAGATAAAGAAATAGCAGAAAAAGATTTAGAAGAAACTTTAAGAAGGGCTAAGTTGTCAATTGAGTTAAAAAAAGATAGAGGATTTAAATTATTGCTAAATGGGACTATCCAAGGTTCCACATATTTAGATTTAAGGCGAAAGTCGGCAAAGGAGATGGCTAAATTGAACTTTGACATATATCCTATTGGTGCAGTTGTCCCATTGATGGAAGAATATAGATATAGAGATGTAGTTGAAATTATAATAAATTCAAAGATGTATCTTCCAACAAACAAGCCAGTGCATTTATTTGGTTGTGGGCATCCTATGTTTTTTGCTTTGGCTGTTGCATTAGGATGTGATTTGTTTGACTCTGCGGCTTATGCCATATATGCTAAGGATGATAGATATTTAACTGAAAGGGGGACATTACACTTAGATGAAATTAAAGATTTAAAGTCATTTCCATGTTCATGTCCAGTTTGCTCATCTTATACTCCAAAAGAATTGGCAAGTTTAAATAAAAAAGATAGAGAGAAACTTTTGGCTGAACATAATTTATATGTAACTTTTGAAGAGATAAATAGAATTAAAGAGGCTATAAGAGAAGGTAGTTTGTGGGAATTAGTTGAAGAAAGATGTAGAAGTCATCCTAAACTTTTAGAGGCATATAGAGTCTTAAAGAATTATATTGATTATATTGAAAAATTTGACCCTGTAACTAAAAAATCAGCATTTTTCTACTCTGGAGTTGAATCAATGTTTAGACCAGAAGTTTTAAGACATAAAAAGAGATTGAAGAGAATTAAATACGAAAAAGTTTATATTACAACAATATCAAGT from Methanocaldococcus lauensis encodes the following:
- the tgtA gene encoding tRNA guanosine(15) transglycosylase TgtA; amino-acid sequence: MMTFEIKSRDAMGRIGILNINGKKIETPTIMPVVHPNPKKQVVDIDLINKLADVIITNSYIIYKTKHLREIAIDKGVHKLVGFDKVIVTDSGSFQLGVYGDVDVEPLEIVEFQEMIGVDVGTILDIPTPPDVDKEIAEKDLEETLRRAKLSIELKKDRGFKLLLNGTIQGSTYLDLRRKSAKEMAKLNFDIYPIGAVVPLMEEYRYRDVVEIIINSKMYLPTNKPVHLFGCGHPMFFALAVALGCDLFDSAAYAIYAKDDRYLTERGTLHLDEIKDLKSFPCSCPVCSSYTPKELASLNKKDREKLLAEHNLYVTFEEINRIKEAIREGSLWELVEERCRSHPKLLEAYRVLKNYIDYIEKFDPVTKKSAFFYSGVESMFRPEVLRHKKRLKRIKYEKVYITTISSSVEKPYHENLNVIETDIDILIKHPVFGFVPYYIDTMYPLSQNEIPELYEFEKEINKKFYDEFIVWLKRKIGEDNILDIMTYNYYTSYFQSTKKGFNSDNLRIRKMLQYQYGYDIIDDDLINKIKVVRSKNTGRLRQVLDENNNILFTVRSNDNLLIPSERGAKLLWEKILYPRYRVVVNKEAEEFIREGRNVFAKFVVNCDEELRPYEEVLVVNEDDELLGYGTTILNGIELKEFNYGLAVKVRGGIKKVLK
- a CDS encoding prephenate dehydrogenase, giving the protein MENIKDKKDLTISIIGGTDGLGKWFAKYLKNKGFNIIVTGRDVEKGKNVEKELNVKFINNNIEAAKKGDIVIIAVPINVTEKVIKEVAPHVRKGCLLMDITSIKEIPTKTMEKYVREGVTVIPTHPMFGPSTPSLLRQVVILTPTEKHKKSEWFEKVYNFLVKEGAKVIVIPAEKHDRIMGIVQGLTHFAFISLGSTLKELNVDIKESRKFASPIYELMISIIGRIIGQNPYLYADIQMFNPRIQEIHKTFINQCMEISKIVANKDREGFVKIMKEAAKHFGSEAKRGAYYSDKAVFALSSEIEKLNKLIGKEIAVKNLNSNNIHFGILKNIEDDYLILEKNGKELKFNILRVEVFSGEELKNLKKKHFERKYSDISVLFKKSVDENVILNLLKKLFDVEIIDIYEGDKIEEGYKSITFRIYGYSKDELKEIEKEFLNIIKNIGGKERFK
- a CDS encoding DUF123 domain-containing protein, translated to MNSVELIEILSKKINKNAVVTEISKDRDPFKVLISTIISARTKDEVTEEVSKRLFNVVKNVDDLLKIDEEELSKLIYPAGFYKNKAKNLKKLAKILKENYNGKVPDSLEDLLKLPGVGRKTANLVITLAFDKDGICVDTHVHRICNRWGIVDTETPEETEFELRKKLPKKYWKIINNLLVVFGREICSPKPKCDKCFEEIRLKCPYYKKIKVFENILKKFDFKKVSKNKIPNEKGTYILKIKLKEGKKIKFGKKEEFFKKGIYFYVGSAYGNSINLKNRIERHLKDNKKMHWHIDYLLKYGKVEEIFITNKRVECEVANEFIKEFDYIEEFGCSDCSCKSHLFYMKP